From Amaranthus tricolor cultivar Red isolate AtriRed21 chromosome 4, ASM2621246v1, whole genome shotgun sequence:
TCCCCTTGTAGCCCGCTCCTTACCATTTCTCGTGACAAAAGGATGACTTATGACATTGTCCAAAACCCAAAATTCgacaaaaactttgatttaacAAAATTGAGTTTTATTTGTTACATCTAGTAGAAGGTTCCTTTGTTTAAGTTGCAATTAGCTTAAATGttctacaatttaattaatatatcagAAAAGCTAGCCAATTTTCATAAACTAGTAACTTCATAGAGGAGCAAATGATACAGAGGTTTGCAGGAATTGTCTGTTTCTTAAGCAATCTAAGGATCAGATAAGGAGCGTCATAAATGCCTCAAAACTATGGATCAGATGGGGTGAGTCATAAACGTTTTAGTTGGAGCATGTACCATTTTTTCCAGGAGAAATCTAGTTTCAATTCTAGGGAGTCTCTCATTCCCTCAGCCTACcctataacaaaaaaaaagggaaCGGGGGGAAATATCAAACTCATACATTCTTCTTTAAAAAGCAAGCACAGGCCTCTAGAAATGCTTGACTAGCTTTGTTTTTGCATTTTCAGATGCAATTATTGATTTGATGTTAAAGCAAAAATGCCTAGATCTATTACCGTCCTGGAGGTGCAGCAATTAGTGTGTCATGTCAGAAATTCATCACCCAATGTAGTTGGCCAAAGTACTAACGGCTCGTTTGGTTAGTGtacggtggtaatgagaatgatttatagtgtaaaatttcatcaaaagtttcatgtcattcctaaggtaatgaaactttaatcacaaaaaagcttttttgtttttaaatttccattaccacctaataccacaccTCTCCCAATataataatgcattggaatgaattttatgaagaaaatgagataattgaagttggacaagcatggtcATCAAGTTagctaagagatttttcaaccaaaattacactactttttcatttccattaccaacGTTTAATACCatctaccaaacgggccgtaagagtCATTCTAGTACCTCGAAAACCTAGGTTTGAGCCTCCAATTAAAAGGTGTAAGGCTATTATTATATCTGAAATATATAACTTATCAGCCTTTATCTAAACTTGTTACCCTCAAAATATTTGAGAGGTTAACCTTATTGATACCAGCATGAGCTTATTTTTCAAACATTACGCCATATAGAATAAGGCTTTAATAtcagcctattttaaatgctaagGTGTGAAAGCTCAAGTCCTAGAGACTGGATGATAAAGGTGATATGTCAAGACTACTGTCTACTGACAACCCCCCATACAACCATACCAAACCACCAAAAAAACGCAAAATCCGAATGAAGTGGAAGGTCCTCTATGTTTTAGAAGgtaaacaaaattcaaatattattaCAAGGATATGTGAATCTCACTAATTTAAATCTTATATTCAATACTCTATTTTCTTGGGGGTTCTCGATAGTAACTTGTTATAGTGCTTTATCCCTTATAAATAATGGAAAGAAATTCCCAGTTCTTAAACAAATAAACAGAAATAAGCATCACCCATTTCCTAATTACGGTATCAGAACAATCAAAAGTTGAAACAAGCAAAACTGACATGCAAAGATCAATTAAATACAAAACCTTCACCTATGAAACCCAAACATCCCTTAGGATGTGGATCAAAACCAACCCAAGCGAGTTACCCATAATTCTTGAATATTGAAgcatttcaatttaaatttggtCAAAAACAGATAAAATAAATTGTGCTTTTATCACTCAAATTTTAGCAATTTTATAAGTGAGGTGAATGGATTTTTGAATAAGTGATACCATTAACACAAGTTCAACAAATATAGAATAGTAATTATGAGAGCTGCTTTagttattattactactatatTACACACACAAgacaatatatatttatgtattttgcttaaactataacAGACTAGATGGAATTAACTGAAACCCAATATGGAAACTGAACATCATTCATGGTCAAGGAGTTGCCAATCAATGCTGAATACCAACTTCAAAAAGATCAAAATCCAGTAGTTTTAAATATAGCCCAACCCCCACCCCCGTTGGCTGTCACCCAAGAAAAGAAACTAATGAGCAATCATTTTGCTGAGTCAATTTTTGGACGTAACCTAATGCTGCAATGCACTATAATAGCACAATCCTAAAACCAACTTTAACTTCAATAACGTTTGAATGATTATTAGTTTCCCAAGAAAAACATCAGGAATAAGAATTTTCACATTGCAGTCCGCAAATTCTGCCTATGAGTGTTGTACTAACAATCACTGCCAGTTCTAAGCCAGATAAAGAAGATAGGTTGCAATAAGTTAGTGACAACAGCATCAAAAACATCACTGTATCCCTGATTATGAACCAATGGTTCATGTAGGCAACCCCATGTTGAAGAAAAGCTAAAAAGTAAATTTGCATCTTAGTTTCAAAAAGTGCGAGGTGGACCAAGGCAAAGGTGCAAAAGGTCCTTAAAGTCTAGGCACAAAGTGTAGGCGAGGCACACTTTTTTGCTAGAAAGAACATGTATATTACTTAAAATAAGATGACATTCATACTATAATAGCAACAAGCTCGAAAACATTCATTAAAAACACTACTTTAGCACATAACTATTATAATTAGAATATAAAGAATACCCAAAGTTATTTTCTTCTCCCTCACCTACTTTTGTGcagtaatttttttataaaagcaaACATTTCTTGAACTTCATATTTAAATGTATTTGGATTTAAAGTTCTATTTCCTTTTAACCAAACAAGCTTAAGCTTATCACCCAGGTTAATGAGGAGGCACACAAGGCTCAAAACGCATCGAGGCGCACGCCTCTTATAGTGGACTTTGCCTCTCCTAGCCGAGGCATTTTTCCACCGAGCCTAAACTTGCACAAGACGTAAAGCAGTGAGGCATgcttttttaaaactaagcaTTGTATCAAGTAACTAAATAGACAAAGCAGAATGAACACGTACCATTAACATTTTTGTCTTCAACTAGTGTTACTCTGATACGTGAATCCATGGATGCAGAAGCTAAAGCCCTAAACATATAGCAATAACCATGATCtcaataatttaaaacttaCAAACACATAATTTAAGTGTGATACTAAGCAACAGTTCTAACCTTGAGTCATGTGAGAACGTTAGGGCAGTAACCACAATCAGGTGTGCCTTCTTCACAGTCATCTGTACTTGCATCTTAGATGAGTTTATGATGAGGACATCCCCTTCCATGGTCCCACTACATGTATACATCAGTGAGGAAAACATTAAGCATGCataaaatacatatacatatacacatacagGCATACAAGACCACTTACAATCCTATATTCTTACCTCAAATCCTCAATTTCTACAATGTTTCACCTCACTAACTTAGCTTTGTTGTTTGTAAAGGTGCATAACTATTTAACTTCAAAATAAGTCTACTTACTAACCAAAGTAGTGAAGAAAGCAGAATGATTAATCCAAAAATATCCCAGCTGCAATCCCAATTTTAGATTCATTTAATACAAGCAAgccaaaatgacaaaaaaaaaggtCCTTTGGGGAAGTTTCAATTCCATACTTATAGCAAAATGGCCAACTATATCATGTGCACttgtttatgtgaagttgcatatGATGTTTACTATCAATGGTCATCAaaaataacctctttgttagtgttaacactaacaagggtaaggctGCATAGATCCGATCCTCCAAACCCAccttaggtgggagccacttaatgacataagggtaatggaatgttgtagcAAATGTTAATGACTCAATTCGTGTTTTTAAAGGACCTTGGATAAAGAGTCAACTTTAAGAAGCAAGATAAAaagagagggggggggggggtgtgaTGTAATAGATCAGGCTGACTATATGAATAGGCtgataattttgatataatgCAGGGTTGTTGAACAGTGGCTCGCTGGCTGCAGAATGGAGAAGACAGattagaaggagaagaagaaaataaagaaagatgaagaacatgaaagagttctaagagagagagagagagagagagagagtttgTATTGATAATATGCTAATGCTTTTAAGTGGCAGCTCACTCAAAAAATGCCAAAATAATTCATGATAATCTTTTTGTTTCTCTACTCTATATATATTGTTGTCATGTTAAACTAAATTCCTATTCAATATTGTCATAGTCATAACTAATAATATTCCCTTAGACATGCTACTATAGCGAATAGTCCCCTTctataaaaatatattcttcCTTCTCTAGTTTGCCTTCTTCACATGCCATTTTGAAAGTCTTGAAGATGGGTGATCTTGCTTGGGTCATAACGAAAAATCCAACATGGAAGACATTCCATTGTGCACTACACATTCTACAGTATATATTTTACCCCTTTTCCAACATGAAAAAGTTCGccaaaagtaaaagaaaagggaGATACTATGGGTGggaaaaacaagaaaaagaaaaaagaaagacgAAAGGAGCAGCTATTACATGGCTAGGAGCTTCCCGTCAATGGAGGTATTAAATGCTGTGATTGTGTCCCGAACAATACGTTTTGTGACTATTCTATTCCAGGATTTGGTGTTCCATGATATTATACTTCCACATTTATCTACATTTTAAAGCAAAGTTCGCAAATCATTCCTTTGATGGTTACAACTCTGGAAGATCTAATGTAGGCagtaaaatttgtaaataaaatacatTACCGATTGTGTAAAGGACCTGGTCCCTTTCACTAGTTTGAGAAAATCTGCAAAACCCAAAAATCTCACCCTGCACAAAAACCTTAACAAGTGAAAACCAATGCAGACTTAAAGACCACAACAGTGTTAGAAAGTAAATAAGGACAAGACAGAAAGATATAATCTAATTTTAGCTAACACAACTTTTTCAttgtaaattatataaacaCAGATAACTCCAAATCAACAGtcttataaatgaaaaaataaaacattattaaCAATCGGGACTATAACTTAAAACAGAAGATTAGGGTAATAATTCTCACATTCTTCTGGGGTAGAGTAGCTACAGCCTCTGATAAAGTTACATCCCAAACTTTGCAAGGACAACCACTTCCTACAGAAACCAGATACTTCCCATCTATACTGCAGATCAGGAAACCAGCCAAATATAGAATTCACGCAAATAACAATAGATtctaaaatatgatcaatgagaATCGATCTTGTCTCAATTGGAGAGCAAGTACCAGTTTTCAAAAAAGTCCTAAGTTCGATCCTCACCTAACTCACCCCTTCCCTTAGCCTACCATGCAATCGAAAAAAATTTGATCAATCGCTCTGAATGCTAAAGCTAGTCACCTGAAATGTAGGTCCTTCACAGTAGTATAGGCTTCCTCCTCATTAAATAGGACTTCCAAGCTAggccacttaaaaacccttaatttgCCATCCTGTACTGCaaaagaattggaaaaataTAACATTTGCATCACatgaattatgaagaaaaaataaGACCACATATAGCATCATAGAGGCAATGACTCAAAGCAATGCTTAGAAATGATCCTTTCTACTACTCCAATATCCTGGTAGCACTTATTTTCAAGATAATAGCCAATATATACAGTGTAAACTGGACCAAGCTACCAAGACTTTGAAAAGAGGACAAACACATCCCTAAGGCAAATCATTGAAAAGATCCCATGATCTTTGTCCTGGTCTACAAGTCAATTACGTAAAAGTTTTCTATGTGAGAGATACACACCTTCATGGTTATCACTTAATATTACGATGGATGGTGGTGAGCTGATAACTGACAGGCATCCGTAAATAATAGCACGCCTAGGGGAAGCCATCAAGTCAACAGAAGCTTCAAGGTCATGCTAATGTACATTACTACAGAAgtaatcaagcaagaaaacaaATTTCATCCAACTAGCAAGCACCAATTGCATGACTCAAAGTTGTACTTCAATTCACTTCATACGTCCCATTTGGAATTTTGCACTATTCACCAATCAatcttaaattgtattttattcttaatctataagttaaaatatagtcaagtggaatcttatttgatttgtctcaatgtaaattttattatacaCTTTTTATAAACTTTAATATGGAcaattagatataataaggattCAATAATTGCATTGGCAAGCATGCAGAAGCAAATGGGACATATGAAGTAAAGAGGAAGAAGTATAAAACTTGGTCACATGGTCATTGCTTACAAATTTAATCTATCTTATTGCCACCATAATATGCAGCGATAATcaaaaatcattctcatattcCACAAAAGAGGTTCTCAAGCTATAGCAGCAAAATGTAAGCATATCTAGGATTTACAAACCTAATGTATcctaaatttgaaaaatattgagCAGGGCTAGAGGcaaattcatatatttatattctatATACATAATTTAGTGAGGGCTATTATCTCAAATATTTGGGAAAAAAAACTATTCTATAacaaattcaattaatttttagcaaaaaagCTATAACTATGAGGACAAATCAAACAACATCAATTATGGCTCACACTACAAATAAGTATCTATGTGAGAAGTAAGAATCATATATACCTCACCACCGACGGCAAGTAACGAACCATCTTCACTGAATGCTAAAGCCATTTGTTGACCCACGTCTTCCAACTTGGTAAGTACCTTGTCAGATGCTTTTAAACCTAGTCTCCCATTTTTGCTAGTATTAGTCGTATCCCAATCAAACCATCTAAACAAAGGCGGAGTAACATTAAACTCTATCACAGAACAAAAGCACACAAGCCAGAAGGTTATTCAAAATTCAACACACAAAGGTGAAATTTCAAGGTTGCACTAAACAGATAAAATGGCGACATGATACAAACAATAAAAGCTTATCTAAAGAAAAGATAAAGTAGAATAATATTGTTTTATCCAACTATAAGAAAGAAACATACCAAGGTTTTGAGTTAGAGGGAATATATCAATGTATCAATATCTATTAGGCAATTAGAATGTTTATATTGCaacaaaattttccaaaattaaatttgttgagAAGTAATATCTAGTAATAGTGGGGTATTGACAGAAAGAACATAGTCAAACAATCAAAATCTTTCATGaatatcaaaatatttttacttattctAATTGAGAGTCATATTCTCAAgcaacaaacttttaaacaccAACTTCCTCCTTTTCACAAATAAAGTGGTATCACTAAATTCTCAATGGATGCCAAAATTCCCTTCCATATGCATAACAATgttcaacaatcaacatatacaatacaacaaaatatctattttttaaatGACTGTCCACGCAAGTGATTCAAGTTGTTACACAATAAGAACAGAAGCATTACCTGCAACTTTTAGGAAAGGCACAAATGAGGCCATCACCCTTAGGATGAACGGCCATTCTGTACGGCACTTCATCAGTAAATTCAAGTCGTACAACCTAAAACACACATACAATAAAAATCACAACACTAAACCAAAAATAATAGCTACCACAATTACACTCCACATCATATTATATTAGCAATCAAATCAACAACGTGATTCaacatcatgattcatgaactgTAATATTGACTTGGAAAACAATATCTCATCATTAACTTGATTCTCTCCCAAGCAAAACAAACTGAATCAGAGATAATTACTCAAACATTAACGACCTGATCAGAATCATTCAAAAACAAAACTCAAAAAACTTCTCAATTGATTCAcgcaaaaaagcaaaaaaatcgaTAACGAAATAAATCAAATCAtgatacaaaaaattacaactcagCCTAAAATAATACTAGTAACTTCCAACATTCCACTTCATATCCTTCTTTAATATGAGTGTATGATAGCATTAGCAATCAAGTGGACACCTTGAGTCATAAACAGTAATATTCAATTACAAACCAACAACTGTTATTATAAACATTGACGTTGCTTTCTCCTAACGAATCAAACTTAAATCATTGATTCATAATTCAAGCCATTAACACTTAGGCTTTAACAATTTGTCACATAATCACCTTGTGGGCCCACTCATGTGGACACACCCACAGGGCCACCCGTAGGCTCAGCCACAAACTCATGGTAATGAGCGTTTTGCATACACACTCAAACCACATGGTAGCAGAAAGATTAGTCGCACAAAGCATTATATGCAAGTCCATAAGCCACTATTTGAGTGATGTAGGATCTTCCTCACATATTAACTATCACATCATTAACGAACTAATGAGAATCATTCTAAAACAAAGCTCATAAACGCTTCAGTCAATTAACgtgaaaattcaaaaatttcataagcaaataaaccaagccAACAACATGATTCACGAACAGTAATATTGACCTGGAAATCAACATCTGTTATTAACGTTGCTTTCCCCCTAGCGAATCAAGATGAATCATTGATTAACAAGTCAAGACATTGATCACCACAACAATAACGAACTAATCAGAATCGTTTAAAAATAGAACTCAAAAACTTTCTCAATCGATCGACgtgaaaattcaaattttcataacaaaataaaccaaatcaaGCATGACAACATACAAAATAAGCAGAAATGATCGAAAGTAGTGAATTTAGTTGAATGAGGAGAGAAAATAACCGGTTCAGAAGACAGAGAATTAGCGGAGAAATCGAATTCAGTAAGGAGAAGTAGGTTAGGAATGCCGCTATTGCCTTCTCCACCACCGCCCGTAAGAACAAGATATTCCAGCGATTTTGCAGGGGGTTTATCGCCGTCTCTTGAGTTATCGTCGGAATCGGTGGATCTGGAGGAAACCCAGGATGCTCCATAGACTGGAACTCCAAACGTCGTCATTTTTCTCTTTCCTCGCTTTCCAGTCGTTGTCTGGTTTTTACTACGCTTCTTGTGTGAGTCTTAATCTTGATCCAAGGAATGATTAGTTTAATGGTAGGAGTAATAGTGTTAACACTAAAACTTGAATGTAtgccttaaaaaaaaaattgaatgtaTCAAAATGCCTCAAAATATTGTTACAAAAgtaattcttaaaataattgtttttacGTTTGTGTCTAACGTTAGGAGTTATTCGCTATtaataaatgcaaatgaaagaaaaacaattttaaagtcaaaaaaattaacACAATTTTATTCGCTGCGCATCAgattcatcattatcatcatcgtcatcGATCCTCGTTATTAGTCCTCAGTCATTATCAAATCTATATTACTTTTTTCACTGAAAATGAACGAAATAATTTTGATGAAAAACTTTCTTGTGATAAAACTAAATGATAAGAACAAAATATGAGGATAATGGAGAtaaaatggagaaaataatagcaaatgaaacaaattttttgtattattattattattattattattattattattattattattattattatttgtatcaCAGCCcatcttatatgagaccgtctcaccatgagacgagtcTATATAAGTAGTCCATTTCTCTATGTGATCACTTTGAATTTGTAAATGATCACCTTAAGACTATAAGAagtcatcactttaaaaataaatgtacatTAGGCCAATCTAATTAAAATGATCTCACTGTAAGACCATTTTTTACAGTGTTTGTATTATTGAGTTATTATCTTATAGAGAGATCTATATAAATAGCCCATTTTTCTACGTGTTTGTATTATTGAGTTATTATCTTACCGAGAGGTCGTACTTGTGTTTGAAGAtttaaggaaaatttgaaaaaagtaagataaataaacaacttaattccaaaaataaggttcgtgaaaatttatttcccaaaataagcgtccgtacatccaagcctagcctcgggtaaatcgctgttagtaacagcgaaagaggaaaaaaaataaataaataaagccCCAAAgtttagtaacagcgactttggggctttatatatattttttttccttcttcctcattcCAGTTTACCAGTTATACTTCGATCAAAAAAAGTCACGACATTTGCTTCCTTCttcctccattaaaatcacattcaatccttcaactaatGTCATCAAATTCGAAATTTGTATCACTAATTAGTTTTGTAAGCTTCGTACATCGAcctaaggtaatttttttttgttttgtttcaattttagaaaaattagggtttatttttgaatgttggttttgctgaattttaatcaaattttacattaatgtaggttcataaacttgcaatttactaactcttgttgatctaca
This genomic window contains:
- the LOC130809746 gene encoding SEC12-like protein 2, which produces MTTFGVPVYGASWVSSRSTDSDDNSRDGDKPPAKSLEYLVLTGGGGEGNSGIPNLLLLTEFDFSANSLSSEPVVRLEFTDEVPYRMAVHPKGDGLICAFPKSCRWFDWDTTNTSKNGRLGLKASDKVLTKLEDVGQQMALAFSEDGSLLAVGGEDGKLRVFKWPSLEVLFNEEEAYTTVKDLHFSIDGKYLVSVGSGCPCKVWDVTLSEAVATLPQKNGEIFGFCRFSQTSERDQVLYTIDKCGSIISWNTKSWNRIVTKRIVRDTITAFNTSIDGKLLAIGTMEGDVLIINSSKMQVQMTVKKAHLIVVTALTFSHDSRALASASMDSRIRVTLVEDKNVNGFNYWIIMLIILLAFAVMYLKSTQTKLLIKEV